One genomic segment of Chelonia mydas isolate rCheMyd1 chromosome 1, rCheMyd1.pri.v2, whole genome shotgun sequence includes these proteins:
- the LOC102947713 gene encoding olfactory receptor 52M1, with translation MSDSNTTDFTNPSTFILMGIPGLEAAHVWISIPFCTIYTIAILGNVSILFIVKMEPILHGPMYYFLCMLAVTDLVLSTSTMPKVLNIFWFNSTEIDFSACLTQMYSIHCFSAMESGILVALALDRYVAICHPLRHSTILTNSVVAKIGLAAVLRSSILAFPYPFLARRWPYCRTNIIPHSYCEHIAVVNLACADTRLSSYYGLFILFSVIGLDVFFITVSYIQILRAIFSLPTKDARLKTFGTCGSHLCAILVFYIPDFFSSITHRFGHNVPLHFLILMANVYLLMPPLLHPIIYGVRTKQIRERLLQLFPHKGISKFSPGDRGLRLSSV, from the coding sequence atgtcagattccaacacaactgacttcaccaacccctccaccttcatcctgatgggcattcctggcctggaggctgctcatgtctggatctccatccccttctgcaccatatACACCATAGCCATCTTGGGAAACGTCAGCATCTTGTTCATCGTGAAGATGGAACCGAtcctccatgggcccatgtactatttcctctgcatgctggccgtCACCGACCTGGTCCTGTCCACGTCCACCATGCCCAAAGTGTTGaacatcttctggttcaattccactGAGAtagatttcagtgcctgcctcacccagatgtactccATTCACTGTTTCTCGGCAATGGAGTCTGGGATCTTAGTGGCCTTGGCTTTGGATCGCTatgtggccatctgccatcccctgagacattccaccatcctcACAAATTCTGTTGTGGCCAAGATCGGCCTGGCCGCGGTGCTGCGCAGTAGCATACTTGCATTCCCCTATCCCTTCCTGGCAAGGCGGTGGCCATACTGtagaaccaacatcatcccccacTCGTACTGTGAGCACATAGCTGTGGTGAATTTGGCCTGCGCCGACACCCGCCTCAGTAGTTATTATGGCCTCTTTATTCTATTCTCTGTGATCGGTCTGGATGTTTTTTTTATCACCGTGTCATAtatccagatcctcagggccatcttcagcctccccacaaaggatgcccgactcaagacttttgggacctgcGGCTCCCACCTTTGTGCCATCTTGGTTTTTTACATTCCAGATTTCTTCTCTTCCATCACACATCGGTTTGGCCACAATGTGCCCCTGCATTTCCTCATTCTCATGGCCAATGTGTACCTTTTGATGCCCCCCTTGTTACACCCTATCATCTATGGtgtgaggaccaaacagatccgggAAAGGCTGCTCCAGCTCTTTCCTCATAAAGGGATCTCAAAGTTTTCTCCTGGTGATAGGGGTCTCAGGCTGAGCTCTGTGTAG
- the LOC102947934 gene encoding olfactory receptor 52R1-like — translation MPDSNTTDFTNPSTFILLGIPGLEAAHIWISIPFCTMYAIAILGNFTILFIVKTEQSLHGPMYYFLCMLAVTDLVLCMSTVPKILSIFWFNSRDIDFSACLTQMYFIHCFSAMESGILVALALDRYVAICDPLRHFTILTNSVVAKIGLAAVLRSSILAFPYPFLARRWPYCRTNIIPHSYCEHIAVVNLACADTRLSSYYGLFILFSVIGLDVFFITVSYIQILRAIFSLPTKDARLKTFGTCGSHLCCILAFYIPEFFSSLTHRFGHEVPLHFLILIANVYLLVPPLLHPIIYGVRTKQIRDRLLWLFTHKGT, via the coding sequence atgcCAGATTccaacaccactgacttcaccaacccctccaccttcatcctgctgggcattcctggcctggaggcggCCCAtatctggatctccatccccttctgcaccatgtatGCCATAGCCATTTTGGGGAACTTCACTATCCTGTTCATCGTGAAGACGGAGCagagcctccatgggcccatgtactatttcctctgcatgctggctgtcaccgACCTGGTCCTGTGCATGTCCACTGTGCCCAAAATACTGAgtatcttctggttcaattccagggacatagatttcagtgcctgcctcacccagatgtacttcattcactgcttctcagCAATGGAATCTGGGATCTTAGTGGCCTTGGCTTtggatcgctacgtggccatctgtgATCCTCTGAGACATTTCACCATCCTCACAAATTCTGTTGTGGCCAAGATCGGCCTGGCCGCGGTGCTGCGCAGTAGCATACTTGCATTCCCCTATCCCTTCCTGGCGAGGCGGTGGCCATACTGtagaaccaacatcatcccccacTCGTACTGTGAGCACATCGCTGTGGTGAATTTGGCCTGCGCCGACACCCGCCTCAGTAGTTATTATGGCCTCTTTATTCTATTCTCTGTGATCGGTCTGGATGTTTTTTTTATCACCGTATCATAtatccagatcctcagggccatcttcagccttcCCACAAAGGATGCCCGGCTCAAGACTTTTGGAACCTGCGGATCCCACCTTTGTTGCATATTAGCTTTCTACATTCCAGAATTCTTCTCCTCCCTCACACACCGGTTTGGCCACGAAGTTCCCCTGCATTTCCTTATTCTCATTGCCAATGTGTACCTTCTGGTGCCCCCCTTGCTTCaccccatcatctatggggtGAGGACGAAACAGATCCGGGACAGGCTGCTCTGGCTCTTCACTCATAAAGGGACCTAA
- the LOC102948164 gene encoding olfactory receptor 52M1, with amino-acid sequence MYVIAVWGNFTILFIVKMEPSFHGPMYYFLCMLAVTDLVLCTCTLSKTLSILWFNSREVDFNACLTQMFFIHCFLDMAMAFDHYVAICDPLRHSIILRNPVVAKISLAVVMHGCMLVMPCPLLARQLPYCRTNIIPHSCCEHIAMVNLACADIHINSYYSLINGNLGDRSGCIFYRCVLYPDPQAIFSLPTKDARVKTFQTCASHLCAFLAFYISGLFSVLMYQIGQNMDLHLNVLFTNVCLLVPSMQNPIIFYVRTKQIRDRLLQLFTHKGT; translated from the coding sequence ATGTATGTGATAGCTGTCtgggggaacttcaccatcctgttcattgtgAAGATGGAGCCAAGcttccatgggcccatgtactatttcctctgtaTGCTGGCTGTCACCGACCTGGTCCTGTGCACTTGCACCCTTTCCAAAACACTGAGCATcctctggttcaattccagggaagTAGATTTCaatgcctgcctcacccagatgttcttcatTCACTGCTTTTTGGACATGGCCATGGCTTTTGACCACTATGTGGCCATCTGTGATCCTCTGAGACATTCCATCATCCTGAGAAATCCTGTTGTGGCCAAGATCAGCTTGGCTGTGGTGATGCATGGCTGCATGCTTGTAATGCCCTGTCCCTTGCTGGCAAGGCAGttgccatattgcagaaccaacatcatcccccacTCCTGCTGTGAGCACATAGCTATGGTGAATCTGGCCTGTGCCGACATTCACATCAATAGTTATTATAGCCTCATTAATGGCAATCTTGGTGATCGGTCTGGATGTATTTTTTATCGCTGTGTCCTATACCCAGATCCTcaggccatcttcagcctccccacaaaggacgcCCGGGTCAAGACTTTTCAGACCTGTGCCTCCCACCTCTGTGCCTTTTTAGCCTTTTACATCTCAGGTCTGTTCTCCGTCCTCATGTACCAGATTGGCCAGAACATGGACCTGCATTTAAATGTTCTCTTTACCAATGTGTGCCTCCTGGTACCCTCCATGCaaaaccccatcattttttatgtgaggaccaaacagatccgggACAGGCTGCTCCAGCTCTTTACTCATAAAGGGACCTAA
- the LOC102948393 gene encoding olfactory receptor 52R1 encodes MSDSNTTNFTNPSTFILMGIPGLEKAHVWISIPFCAMYAIAILGNFTILFIVKIELSLHEPMYYFLCMLAVSDLVLSTSILPKTLTIFWFNSREIDFSACLTQLYFIHCFFMTESGIFVAMALDRYVAICHPLRHSTILTNSVVVKIGLAVMLRGGIVVLPYLLLARQWPYCRTNIIPHTHCEHMAVVKLACTNTHVSSYYGLFVVFCVTGLDVVFITMSYTQILRAIFSLPTKDARLKTFETCGSHLCAISAFYIPRLFSSLTSRFGQNMPLYFHILSANVYLLVPPMLNPIIYGIKTKEIWGRILPLFTQKGTKVFSWSSGSQTELCGELAGDRVLGPLS; translated from the coding sequence atgtcagattccaacacaaccaacttcaccaacccctccaccttcatcctgatgggcattcctggcctggagaaggcccatgtctggatctccatccccttctgtgccATGTACGCcatagccatcttggggaacttcaccatcctgttcattgtgAAGATAGAGCTgagcctccatgagcccatgtactatttcctctgcatgctggctgttTCTGACCTGGTCCTGTCTACGTCCATCCTGCCCAAAACACTGaccatcttctggttcaattccagggagatcgatttcagtgcctgcctcacccaactgtacttcattcactgcttctTCATGACTGAATCTGGGATTTTTGTGGCCATGGCGTTGGATCGTtacgtggccatctgccatcccctgagacattccaccatcctgacaaactCGGTGGTGGTCAAGATCGGCCTCGCTGTGATGCTGCGTGGTGGCATAGTTGTACTACCCTATCTCCTCCTGGCCAggcagtggccatattgcagaaccaacattaTTCCCCACACGCATTGCGAGCACATGgccgtggtgaagctggcctgcaCCAACACCCACGTCAGTAGTTACTACGGCCTGTTTGTGGTATTCTGTGTAACTGGTCTGGATGTGGTTTTTATCACCATGTCTTatacccagatcctcagggccatcttcagcctccccacaaaggatgcccGGCTCAAGACGTTTGAGACCTGCGGCTCTCACCTGTGTGCTATCTCAGCCTTTTACATCCCACGTCTCTTTTCCTCCCTCACATCCCGGTTTGGCCAGAATATGCCCCTGTATTTCCACATTCTCAGCGCCAATGTATATCTACTGGtgccccccatgctaaaccccatTATCTATGGGATAAAGACCAAAGAGATCTGGGGCAGGATCCTCCCACTCTTTACTCAGAAAGGCACTAAAGTTTTCTCCTGGTCCTCTGGTTCTCAGACTGAGCTTTGTGGGGAGCTGGCaggtgacagggtgctgggcccTCTTTCCTGA